From a region of the Triticum aestivum cultivar Chinese Spring chromosome 7D, IWGSC CS RefSeq v2.1, whole genome shotgun sequence genome:
- the LOC123169544 gene encoding uncharacterized protein has translation MDQTPTLPRRLLQSPAQEPRDTGGARGPGFRPPPPSPLLTAGHCSAWTRKGRAMPIALESGALFGRAVPAACAGSSSAGRGSSSQAGAVHLDESEESEGEVQSSHRGPFDAMDALQEALPRRRESSKIYNAKPSSLASAGDVLLSPQSSKGLATPGKPSPKKRKGPLPFSINQDESRSKELSPIGDINNSPMKCRAPSSPAAASSSPCKSRSEDEHRCCNDMPCHSLQRKSSDMSAFSSPPAGLQTQFILVSMVGHQDVGASTNVISPREKRRKN, from the exons ATGGACCAAACCCCCACTCTCCCCCGACGCCTGCTGCAAAGTCCAGCACAAGAACCACGCGACACCGGCGGCGCACGGGGCCCCGGCTTCCGCCCGCCGCCACCCTCTCCTCTCCTGACCGCGGGGCACTGCTCGGCGTGGACGCGAAAGGGGAGAGCAATGCCGATCGCGCTGGAGAGCGGCGCCCTGTTCGGCCGCGCGGTGCCGGCGGCGTGCGCCGGCTCCTCTTCGGCTGGGCGGGGCAGTAGCAGCCAGGCGGGGGCGGTGCACCTCGATGAGTCGGAGGAGAGCGAGGGCGAGGTGCAGAGCTCGCACAGAGGCCCCTTCGACGCGATGGACGCGCTCCAGGAAGCCCTGCCCCGCAG GAGAGAGTCGTCCAAAATCTACAATGCTaagccaagttctttggcaagtgCTGGGGATGTTCTGCTCTCACCTCAATCATCAAAAGGGCTTGCTACTCCTGGAAAACCCTCCCCTAAGAAGCGCAAGGGTCCTCTTCCATTTAGTATCAACCAGGATGAGTCGCGGAGCAAAGAGCTGAGCCCTATTGGAGATATCAACAACAGCCCAATGAAGTGCAGGGCCCCATCGTCGCCGGCTGCTGCAAGCAGTTCACCATGCAAGAGTAGGAGCGAAGATGAGCATCGGTGCTGTAACGACATGCCTTGCCATAGCCTGCAGAGAAAATCCAGTGACATGAGTGCCTTTTCTTCTCCACCTGCTGGCCTTCAAACTCAATTCATCTTAGTTTCAATGGTTGGTCACCAAGACGTGGGGGCGTCAACTAATGTGATTTCTCCCAGGGAAAAGCGCAGGAAGAATTAG